The following is a genomic window from Leptospira selangorensis.
GAGCCTGGAATCGGATGATCCCAGGCTTTGAATTAATTTTGAAAATCGATTTGGATTGGTGGGAAAGGATAAACGAGAAGATAAAAGATCTTAGTCGTTAGAGTTTTTCTTACCGAATTCTTTTTTAGCTTCTTCTACTTTAGAATTAACTTGGCCTGCAAGACCTTCCACGGAACGTAATGCGTCTTCGATATACTTTCTAAGATTGTTGGCGACGTCGCTTTGGTCTTGAGAACCTTTTGTGGAGAGCTCTTTAAATTCTTTTTCCACTTTTAAAAGAATACTGTCCGCTTGTTCCCTCAGGGTTTTTGCCGCTCCGATCGCGAAATTCAGTGCTTCTTTGATTTCCTTTTCCATACTTTTGATCCCTATGTATTGTATGATGATTATGCGCCGCACAACGGTTTGTCAACAACTTACCGAAACCACATGGGCATAAAAAAGGAGTAAGGGGAAATCCCACTTACTCCTCCGGAAATGAATCCGACTTTTCAGAGATCAGCTTATAGTTGAGGTCCGAATGCTGTGAAGTCGAAGTCTTTAGAACCTTCTACATATTTTTTGAAGTTCTCAATAAACATGCCAGCAAGCTTTTTAGAAGACTCATCATAAGCAGCTTTATCAGTCCAAGCCTCACGAGGATCCAGGATAGAACTATCCACACCTTCTACGGTTTTAGGATATTCTACTTGGAAGATCGGGTGCTTTATGAATTCAGCCTTATCGATGTTTCCGTTCATGATCTCGTCGATAATTTTACGAGTAGAAGGAAGGTTCATCCTCTTACCTGTTCCGTAAGCTCCACCAACAAGTCCTGTATTCATCATGTATGCGCGAACATTATGTTTACGCATCTTCTCACCTAATAACTGAGCATAAACAGTCGGGTGAAGTGTCATGAACGCAGCTCCGAAACAAGCGGAGAATGTAGCGGTAGGCTCTTTAACACCTCTTTCAGTTCCAGCAACTTTCGCAGTGTAACCGGAAAGGAAGTGATACATCGCTTGCTCGATAGACAAACGAGACACCGGAGGAAGAACTCCGAATGCATCGTAAGTCAAGAAGATGATCACTTTAGGGTGGCCACCTTTAGAAGGAACTTGGATGTTTTTGATATGGTAGATCGGGTAGGAAACTCTGGTGTTTTCGGTTTTTGCAGCGGAAGTATAATCTACAACTTTCGTTTTTTCATCGAAAACTACGTTCTCTAAAAGAGCGTCTCTTTTAATTGCTTCAAAAATCTCAGGTTCCGTTTTAGGATCTAGGTTGATCACTTTCGCGTAACAACCGCCCTCGATATTGAAAATTCCGTTATCGTCCCAACCGTGCTCATCGTCACCGATCAATTTGCGGTTCGGGTCAGTGGAAAGAGTTGTTTTACCGGTTCCGGAAAGTCCGAAGAACAGAGCAGTGTCTCCGTCTTTGTTTCCGATATTTGCGGAACAGTGCATAGAAACGATTCCCTGTAATGGCAACTTGTAGTTCATTACGGAGAAGATTCCTTTCTTCATTTCTCCGCCGTATTCGGTTCCACCGATAATGCAGAGTTTTTTTGCAAGGTTGAAGATCACGAATACTTCTGAGTTCAGGCCATGCTCTTTGTATTTTTCGTTCTTCACTCCGCAAGCGTTGATGATAGTGAATTCAGGAAGAAGGTTAGCCAACTCTTCCTTGCTAGGGCGAAGGAACATGTTGGTGCAGAAATGGTGCTGCCATGCTTTTTC
Proteins encoded in this region:
- the pckA gene encoding phosphoenolpyruvate carboxykinase (ATP) is translated as MQAQAQVKGLKELGIEPSEVFHNLSYDEIFEHEKNNGETVLSSNGTMMVDTGIFTGRSPKDKYFVDEPSSNKNIWWSHINFKASEAVFEELYQKCVNYLSGKKLYVFDGYAGANPETRIGLRVVSEKAWQHHFCTNMFLRPSKEELANLLPEFTIINACGVKNEKYKEHGLNSEVFVIFNLAKKLCIIGGTEYGGEMKKGIFSVMNYKLPLQGIVSMHCSANIGNKDGDTALFFGLSGTGKTTLSTDPNRKLIGDDEHGWDDNGIFNIEGGCYAKVINLDPKTEPEIFEAIKRDALLENVVFDEKTKVVDYTSAAKTENTRVSYPIYHIKNIQVPSKGGHPKVIIFLTYDAFGVLPPVSRLSIEQAMYHFLSGYTAKVAGTERGVKEPTATFSACFGAAFMTLHPTVYAQLLGEKMRKHNVRAYMMNTGLVGGAYGTGKRMNLPSTRKIIDEIMNGNIDKAEFIKHPIFQVEYPKTVEGVDSSILDPREAWTDKAAYDESSKKLAGMFIENFKKYVEGSKDFDFTAFGPQL
- a CDS encoding phasin-related domain-containing protein, producing the protein MEKEIKEALNFAIGAAKTLREQADSILLKVEKEFKELSTKGSQDQSDVANNLRKYIEDALRSVEGLAGQVNSKVEEAKKEFGKKNSND